The Podospora pseudopauciseta strain CBS 411.78 chromosome 2 map unlocalized CBS411.78m_2, whole genome shotgun sequence genome has a window encoding:
- a CDS encoding uncharacterized protein (EggNog:ENOG503P9AE) — MCDYEEFIWSCEHSDFRLKSYCHKARNNPGHACNFVKRLRHCWDQGRPCDACLAKQVAEAHAQMMSGWYGSNQETFVSSPVPSLLLSIMR, encoded by the exons ATGTGCGACTACGAGGAATTCATTTGGTCCTGTGAGCACTCAGACTTCCGGCTCAAGTCATACTGCCATAAAGCCCGAAACAACCCGGGCCATGCCTGCAACTTTGTAAAGCGGCTACGCCATTGCTGGGACCAAGGCCGTCCATGTGACGCTTGTCTTGCAAAGCAGGTAGCTGAGGCCCACGCCCAGATGATGAGCGGTTGGTACGGGTCCAATCAAG AAACCTTCGTGTCATCTCCCGtgccctccctccttctttcTATCATGCGGTAA
- a CDS encoding uncharacterized protein (COG:S; EggNog:ENOG503P59A) → MSGKFEPKTPVQLNPPKDDPISLSELAKANGEQADGKCYVAIKGLVYDVTGNKAYLPGGAYHVFAGKDASKALGKTSTKVEDVDADWSGLTEKEKGTLNDWVTFFSKRYNVVGRVAGATNFE, encoded by the exons ATGTCCGGCAAATTCGAACCCAAAACCCCCGTCcagctcaaccccccaaaggACGACCCAATCTCTCTCTCGGAGCTGGCCAAAGCAAACG GTGAACAAGCAGACGGGAAATGCTACGTCGCCATCAAGGGCCTCGTCTACGACGTGACGGGCAACAAGGCCTACCTCCCCGGCGGCGCCTACCACGTCTTTGCCGGAAAGGACGCCTCCAAGGCCCTGGGCAAGACCTCGACAAaggtcgaggatgtcgatgCGGACTGGTCTGGGCTgacggagaaggagaaggggacgTTGAATGATTGGGTTACGTTTTTTAGTAAGAGGTATAATGTTGTGGGAAGGGTGGCGGGGGCTACGAACTTTGAGTAG
- a CDS encoding uncharacterized protein (COG:S; EggNog:ENOG503NUQU), which translates to MPVPRIAGLRVVGVQRLLSTPRRNPQTALNGARQSLGIDQQGRLKSTTPPPGGGQGAGQQQGQGKEGEQGEAQKEQFKKGLWSTFWTLWKRDMKRGWEITKKTSLKQTWKEEPIGLVIGAVGATLSMCFLAFTFYQYFAYYNSPTFTVFPEDVAFALRKALYFGDFKKDTKRALHYYKQAIELCQEHKLDHFSDEVMGIKLKLADWLEKIDNHRNAIHILENLLSDCQRWIVAFEKAEKEEILPGQKNYKPQHAIKAVEGETPGEVKMVVIPPPPVEEEGGAKSEGEADAQQQQQPPPPTNPDGTPIQPKETFRGKRTRLLMKSIGIAVKLASLYSDDHVLERETAHEKLVWAVETNLRELARRQKEPLKEGEGKWMTPEEIGGTLESLAHDYQAQGQHHLAVPLLFQALRMCDQPCHTAMLMSNISTSFAEHPLLPPGDSPVDALMEQDASKIFATAKQQRSAYLEAAERWAQNAIAQAKRTTGEERTEECDQACAAAVINYGSILALQGKTEEARKKFEQAREMIGKMEGGDKGVYEREVEEGLRKLNGEGEDKKKAKKKIMPGGVVPR; encoded by the exons ATGCCGGTTCCAAGAATAGCCGGTCTACGGGTTGTAGGAGTGCAGAGACTACTTTCCACACCACGAAGAAACCCGCAAACAGCGCTCAATGGAGCTCGTCAATCCCTCGGAATCGACCAGCAAGGCCGTCTAAAGTcgacaaccccaccaccggGCGGTGGACAAGGGGCAGGTCAACAACAGGGGCAGGGGAAAGAGGGCGAGCAAGGAGAGGCTCAGAAGGAACAGTTCAAGAAGGGGTTATGGTCAACATTCTGGACGCTATGGAAGAGGGACATGAAGCGAGGATGGGAAATCACGAAAAAGACATCGCTCAAACAGACATGGAAGGAAGAGCCAATCGGTCTTGTCATCGGCGCCGTTGGTGCGACACTCTCCATGTGTTTCCTCGCTTTTACCTTTTACCAATACTTTGCCTACTACAACTCTCCCACGTTCACCGTTTTTCCCGAGGACGTCGCCTTCGCGTTGAGGAAAGCTCTCTACTTTGGTGACTTCAAAAAGGACACCAAGCGCGCGCTGCATTACTACAAGCAGGCTATCGAGCTCTGCCAGGAGCACAAACTCGACCACTTCTCCGACGAGGTGATGGGcatcaagctcaagctcgccGACTGGCTCGAGAAGATCGACAACCACCGCAACGCTATTCACATTCTCGAGAACCTGCTCTCTGACTGCCAGCGCTGGATCGTTGCGTTTGAGAAggcggaaaaggaggagattTTGCCGGGGCAAAAGAACTACAAGCCTCAGCATGCTATCAAGGCTGTAGAAGGTGAGACACCGGGTGAGGTCAAGATGGTTGTtatcccaccgccaccggttgaggaagagggaggagccAAGTCAGAAGGTGAGGCGGAtgctcaacaacagcaacaaccaccaccaccaaccaacccagaCGGCACACCTATTCAGCCAAAAGAAACTTTCCGCGGCAAGCGCACACGTCTATTGATGAAGTCGATTGGCATTGCTGTTAAGCTCGCCTCTCTCTACTCTGATGACCATGTTCTAGAGCGGGAAACCGCCCACGAGAAGCTCGTCTGGGCCGTGGAAACCAACCTCAGAGAACTGGCTCGCCGGCAAAAGGAGCCCCtcaaagaaggagagggcaAATGGATGACACCCGAGGAAATCGGCGGCACGCTCGAATCTCTGGCCCACGACTACCAAGCCCAAGGCCAGCATCACTTGGCCGtgcctcttctcttccaagCACTAAGAATGTGCGACCAACCATGCCATACAGCCATGCTTA TGTCCAACATATCCACCTCGTTCGCCgaacaccccctcctcccacccggTGACTCCCCCGTTGATGCTCTGATGGAGCAAGACGCCTCCAAGATTTTTGCTACAGCCAAGCAGCAGCGCTCTGCGTACTTAGAGGCGGCGGAAAGATGGGCGCAGAACGCGATTGCGCAGGCGAAGAGGAcgacgggggaggagaggactGAGGAGTGCGATCAGGCTTGTGCTGCGGCGGTGATCAATTATGGGTCTATTCTTGCGCTGCAGgggaagacggaggaggcgaggaagaagtttgagcaggcgagggagatgattgggaagatggaggggggggataaGGGGGTGtatgagagggaggtggaggaggggttgaggaagttgaatggagagggggaggacaagaagaaggcgaagaagaagattatgcctgggggggttgtgccTAGGTAG
- a CDS encoding uncharacterized protein (COG:K; EggNog:ENOG503PF14): MEDFGSALDMPSPSNSLYYVYGDGEHYSSGSQSPSNSTYDMASTTDLTSFASVYPNTEHEEESGPQDQQQKPAAKRKRENRYKNAPPSVLSRRRAQNRASQRAYRERKDQRIKDLEQMLNDAKQRNDVLNQAYAVLHAEYVSLRRSRLEDQQYHHQQPDLTYGNSHHGMGLEATGTEGLDMELFVYPDLNPGYSLN, from the exons ATGGAAGATTTTGGAAGCGCTCTCGACATGCCTTCACCTTCCAACTCACTATATTACGTGTATGGGGACGGAGAACACTACTCCTCTGGCTCACAAAGCCCCAGCAACTCGACC TACGACATGGCGTCCACGACAGATCTCACTAGCTTTGCCAGCGTGTACCCAAATACGGAACACGAGGAGGAGTCAGGACCGCAggatcaacaacaaaagccAGCAGCCAAGAGAAAACGCGAGAACCGCTACAAGAATGCCCCTCCCTCCGTCTTGTCG AGGCGTCGAGCACAGAACCGTGCTTCACAGAGGGCTTACCGGGAGCGGAAGGATCAGAGAATCAAGGACCTTGAGCAGATGCTCAATGATGCCAAGCAGCGGAACGATGTTCTCAACCAGGCCTACGCAGTGCTCCATGCCGAATATGTCTCCCTCAGACGGTCTCGGCTCGAAGACCAGcaataccaccaccagcaacccgATTTGACATATGGCAACTCGCATCACGGCATGGGATTGGAGGCGACAGGAACCGAGGGACTGGATATGGAGTTGTTTGTCTATCCGGACCTAAATCCAGGATATTCGCTCAACTGA
- a CDS encoding uncharacterized protein (EggNog:ENOG503PTB7), with protein MALDDKMSPSITTTPMGSLPTLRRKLTRLVLTRGILITTVVYVFLLSLIVGVQAALPAEFTNSFDGLGEGGSVGLTWEGVKPEYFPLSITAQVIDKGEDGSGSKVTVYKVNITAAATGSSYVWTNMPHPLRWIKSGLYQLELKPSAWTDDGEAPVLARSSFFSVGNYVPPAPSPSESSSPEPSKGDKESSSGGGGVSKSVAIGVGVAIGVPSLVGLVVVGWFFRRRYKRARAEKRRLKRSEFVIY; from the exons ATGGCACTCGACGACAAAATGTCGCCatcaataacaacaacaccgaTGGGATCGTTACCTACCCTCCGACGCAAACTGACCAGACTAGTCCTCACTCGTGGCATACTCATCACCACAGTCGTCTACGTCTTTCTACTATCACTAATAGTAGGGGTACAAGCCGCCCTGCCGGCAGAGTTTACAAACTCGTTTGATGggctgggagaagggggcaGCGTTGGGTTGACGTGGGAAGGGGTGAAGCCAGAGTACTTTCCCTTGAGCATCACCGCGCAGGTGATTGAtaagggagaggatgggagCGGGAGTAAAGTTACCGTTTACAAGGTTAATATTACTG CCGCAGCAACAGGCAGCTCATACGTCTGGACTAACAtgccccaccccctccgatGGATCAAGTCAGGGCTGTACCAGCTCGAACTCAAGCCATCAGCCTGGACAGATGATGGTGAAGCGCCCGTGTTGGCGAGGTCATCGTTTTTCAGTGTGGGGAATTACGTCCCGCCTGCTCCGAGTCCAAGTGAGAGTTCATCTCCT GAACCCTCGAAAGGGGATAAAGAGTCGTCGTCTGGCGGGGGCGGCGTGAGTAAGTCGGTTGCTATTGGGGTGGGAGTCGCGATTGGTGTGCCGAgcttggttgggttggtggttgttggctggTTTTTTAGACGGAGGTATAAGAGGGCGCGggcggagaagaggaggttgaaaaGGAGCGAGTTTGTAATTTACTGA
- a CDS encoding uncharacterized protein (EggNog:ENOG503NXRQ; CAZy:GH16; COG:G) codes for MAPSFSKLGAFALALASGVTATQKYVLSEEYTPSNLFENFEFMEFKGYDEDPNRGHVRYQSQADALQLGLIDPVNTDDVFIGVDYTKRAELGRESVRIESLNSYSKGLFIAEFTHLPKAVCGAWPAFWLTGEQWPTHGEIDIYEGWNLNPQNKVVGHTEVKTAGVCKIDTDVSSGFVHYPDCDVAAKGQPTNAGCALDEGNNLFGNPNGGIWATEWTETTFKVWSWARGAEPRDVTSGSPDPLSWGPPSFALTPKSCDVRSAFKDMRMVLNINFCGDAAGNTWNIGGRDSCAAKTGYAECYEYVREHGADFEDVFWKVKGISVYQLEDAATSTSTTVSSTTSTTETVTSAEPTVTETASETVSEEPTSTITSDSEEPTATETATETATESAAESATETASETVTETTSESATETVEVTTTSETATTTDGPEPTLTTEAPETTTTASPGDEDEDDVCSDDEEETTTTDIATATETETVEQPTETAEPTGEPTETAEPSAEPTDAETTGIDPTETAVPTQTGSDEVTTTAQEFTTSTIFATETFTVTSCAPSVTSCPGRVVTSVVAIGTTVCPVTPTVTATPEPTETATLPDGWTTSTVYATEVITVSSCPPTVVDCPSRVVTSIVAVGTTVCPIGSATVPGEGVPTDGIPVEGVPTDVPTGGVPTGGIPNIDTTLTTLLTSTGTRTVTLTGGVEQSTSVPPVVVPVPTGGAPINSGNNGTFVPQPPTKPAYTYSPEVTLPLVPINEQTPAPGPTKLPIVEVNGAGRMAVGGLMGVVAALALVL; via the exons ATGGCTCCATCATTCTCTAAGCTGGGCGCTTTTGCCCTGGCTCTTGCCTCTGGCGTCACTGCCACCCAGAAGTACGTCCTCTCCGAGGAGTACACACCATCCAACCTTTTCGAGAACTTCGAGTTCATGGAGTTCAAGGGGTACGACGAAGACCCCAACAGGGGACATGTACGGTATCAAAGCCAGGCCGACGCCCTCCAGCTTGGTCTCATCGATCCCGTCAACACCGACGATGTCTTCATCGGTGTCGACTACACCAAGCGGGCCGAACTTGGCCGTGAGAGTGTCAGAATCGAGAGTTTGAACTCGTACAGCAAGGGTCTCTTCATCGCCGAGTTTACTCACTTACCCAAAGCCGTTTGCGGTGCCTGGCCAGCTTTCTGGCTGACTGGTGAGCAGTGGCCCACGCATGGCGAGATTGATATCTATGAGGGATGGAACTTGAACCCGCAGAACAAGGTCGTTGGCCATACCGAGGTGAAGACCGCTGGTGTGTGCAAGATTGACACTGATGTCAGCTCTGGCTTCGTCCATTACCCTGACTGCGATGTCGCGGCCAAGGGCCAGCCCACCAACGCTGGTTGCGCACTTGATGAGGGTAACAATCTCTTTGGTAACCCCAACGGTGGTATCT GGGCCACCGAATGGACTGAGACTACCTTCAAGGTCTGGAGCTGGGCTCGCGGCGCCGAGCCCCGGGATGTCACCAGTGGATCGCCCGATCCTCTGAGCTGGGGGCCCCCTAGCTTCGCTCTTACTCCCAAGAGCTGCGATgtcagaagtgccttcaaggATATGCGCATGgtcctcaacatcaacttcTGCGGTGATGCGGCTGGTAACACCTGGAACATTGGTGGCAGGGACTCTTGCGCTGCCAAGACTGGCTATGCTGAGTGCTACGAGTACGTCAGGGAGCACGGCGCTGACTTTGAAGACGTTTTCTGGAAGGTCAAGGGCATCAGCGTCTACCAGCTTGAGGATGCCGCTACCTCTACCAGCACCACTGtttccagcaccaccagcaccaccgagACTGTGACCTCTGCTGAGCCTACCGTGACCGAGACTGCCTCTGAGACTGTATCCGAGGAGCCTacttccaccatcacctccgaCTCTGAGGAGCCCACCGCTACCGAGACGGCTACTGAGACTGCCACCGAGTCTGCCGCCGAGTCTGCTACCGAGACTGCCTCCGAGACTGTTACTGAGACCACCTCCGAGTCTGCCACCGAGACTGTGGAGGTTACCACTACCAGCGagaccgccaccaccactgacGGCCCTGAGCCAACCCTGACCACCGAGGCCcccgagaccaccaccaccgccagccccggtgatgaggatgaggatgacgtcTGCtcggatgacgaggaggagacaaccaccaccgataTTGCTACTGCTACTGAGACCGAGACCGTCGAGCAACCTACCGAGACCGCTGAGCCTACTGGCGAGCCCACCGAGACTGCTGAGCCTTCCGCTGAGCCCACTGATGCTGAGACCACTGGCATTGACCCTACCGAGACTGCCGTCCCCACCCAGACCGGTTCCGACGAGgtcaccaccactgcccagGAGTTCACCACCTCGACCATCTTCGCCACCGAAACCTTCACTGTTACCTCGTGCGCTCCCAGCGTCACCTCTTGCCCCGGTCGCGTCGTGACCTCCGTTGTCGCCATCGGCACCACCGTCTGCCCCGTCACTCCCACCGTCACCGCCACCCCTGAGCCTACCGAGACCGCCACTCTCCCTGACGGCTggaccacctccaccgtctaCGCCACCGAGGTCATCACCGTCTCTTCCTGCCCTCCCACCGTTGTCGACTGCCCCAGCCGCGTCGTGACTTCCATCGTTGCCGTTGGCACCACCGTCTGCCCTATTGGTAGCGCCACCGTTCCTGGCGAGGGTGTCCCCACTGACGGCATCCCCGTCGAGGGTGTCCCTACTGATGTCCCTACCGGCGGTGTTCCCACCGGTGGCATCCCCAACATcgacaccaccctcaccaccctcctcacctcgaCCGGCACCAGGACCGTCACTCTCACCGGCGGTGTCGAGCAGTCCACCAGCGTTCCCCCCGTTGTCGTCCCCGTCCCCACCGGCGGTGCCCCCATCAACAGCGGAAACAACGGCACTTTTGTGCCCCAGCCCCCCACCAAGCCTGCGTATACCTACTCTCCTGAGGTTACGCTCCCTTTGGTGCCCATCAACGAGCAGACTCCCGCTCCTGGGCCTACCAAGCTCCCGATTGTTGAGGTGAACGGTGCGGGCAGGATGGCTGTTGGTGGGTTGATGGGTGTGGTTGCTGCTTTGGCGCTTGTGCTTTAA
- the GSH1 gene encoding glutamate--cysteine ligase (BUSCO:EOG09261DGU; EggNog:ENOG503NVBR; COG:H), with protein MGLLALGTALDWPEAKTKAHHVRAWGIKQLLEIWNKAKVKERDAMLWGDEVEYLVVTYSKDDPKVLLSLRQADILAALAGDKDLAKEVTPPASPGGTKPKDKYPSPVFHPEFGRFMLEATPGKPWGIDFKELLHVEPDMKLRRAIAKDHMLPNEYPITLTTFPRIGSPGVFTEPHYPVSGPKLRSQFVPDEIANPHIRFPTLAANIRSRRGRKVQVNVPVFRDENTPWPWKDPTVNYDLHNWPEDDDVRNGAAPDNFIHMDAMAFGMGSCCLQITFQAKNITEGRKMYDQLSPLGPILLALTAATPIYKGFLADTDVRWNQISKAVDDRTAEELGEKPLQNDRWRIPKSRYASNSTYISEDPRLREEYLDPNLVIDPEIKQQLLDGGMDDRLATHFAHLFIRDPIVIFNEDLEVLDLSKTDHFENIQSTNWQHMRFKPPPADNNIGWRVEFRPMEIQITDFENAAFSVFMVLITRVILSFDLNFYIPITKVDENMETAHKRDAVLQEKFWFRRNLFSSRPSRGSGSGTNTPRSGGGGSRANSRPPSPVGPVEDEYKLMTVNEVINGDEEGEFPGLIPLVESYLDSVNVDVATRCQLARYLDLIRKRANGELWTAARWIREFVKGHEGYRKDSVVSEEVNKDLVGKVIEIGEREARGEGFKGLGRGVEKLLGGF; from the exons ATGGGTCTCTT GGCACTGGGAACGGCCTTGGATTGGCCAGAGGCGAAGACGAAGGCTCATCATGTCAGGGCCTGGGGCATCAAG CAATTGCTGGAGATATGGAATAAggccaaggtcaaggagagAGATGCCATGCTTTGGGGTGACGAG GTCGAGTACCTTGTCGTGACATATTCCAAAGATGACCCCAAGGTTTTGCTCTCTTTGAGGCAGGCTGATATCCTCGCTGCTCTGGCTGGAGACAAGGATCTGGCCAAGGAGGTTACGCCCCCTGCCTCCCCCGGTGGGACGAAACCAAA GGACAAGTATCCATCCCCAGTCTTCCATCCCGAATTCGGCAGATTTATGCTTGAAGCGACCCCTGGTAAGCCATGGGGCATCGACTTCAAGGAGCTCTTGCATGTTGAGCCTGATATGAAGTTGAG GCGAGCCATTGCCAAGGATCACATGCTGCCTAATGAGTACCCAATCACCTTGACAACCTTCCCCAGGATAGGTAGCCCTGGCGTTTTCACTGAACCCCATTATCCAGTCTCGGGACCCAAACTGAGGTCACAATTTGTCCCCGATGAAATCGCCAATCCTCACATTCGTTTCCCAACGCTCGCTGCCAACATCCGATCCCGGCGTGGCCGCAAAGTACAGGTCAACGTACCTGTGTTCAGAGATGAGAACACGCCATGGCCGTGGAAGGACCCAACTGTCAACTACGACCTTCACAACTGGcccgaagacgacgacgtcCGGAATGGCGCCGCGCCAGACAACTTTATTCACATGGATGCCATGGCGTTCGGCATGGGCTCTTGCTGTCTTCAGATCACCTTCCAAGCAAAGAACATCACCGAGGGTAGAAAGATGTACGACCAGCTCTCACCCCTCGGCCCCATCCTCCTGGCGCTGACGGCTGCCACACCAATCTACAAGGGTTTCCTCGCCGATACCGATGTGAGGTGGAATCAGATCAGCAAAGCTGTTGATGATCGCACTGCCGAAGAATTAGGCGAGAAGCCTCTACAAAACGACCGATGGCGTATTCCCAAGTCCAGATATGCCTCCAACTCGACCTACATCTCCGAAGACCCCAGGCTGAGGGAAGAATACCTCGACCCCAACCTAGTCATCGACCCCGAAATCAAGCAGCAGCTCCTCGACGGCGGCATGGACGACCGCCTCGCCACCCACTTCGCTCACCTCTTCATCCGCGACcccatcgtcatcttcaACGAAGACCTGGAAGTCCTCGACCTCTCCAAGACGGACCACTTTGAGAACATCCAAAGCACCAACTGGCAGCACATGCGCTTCAAGCCTCCCCCAGCAGACAACAACATCGGCTGGAGGGTAGAGTTCCGCCCAATGGAGATTCAAATTACCGATTTCGAAAACGCGGCCTTTTCGGTCTTTATGGTCCTCATCACGAGGGTGATTTTGTCGTTTGACCTCAATTTCtacatccccatcaccaaagtcGACGAAAACATGGAGACCGCCCACAAGCGGGATGCTGTCCTTCAGGAGAAGTTTTGGTTTAGGCGtaacctcttctcctcccggCCGTCGAGGGGCTCAGGCTCAggcaccaacaccccccgctctggtggcggtggcagcAGGGCCAACTCACGCCCTCCGTCGCCTGTTGGTccggtggaggatgagtaCAAGCTCATGACTGTCAACGAGGTCATCaatggcgacgaggagggggagtttcCGGGTTTGATCCCGCTTGTGGAGAGTTATCTGGACTCGGTCAATGTGGACGTGGCGACCAGGTGTCAGTTGGCGAGGTATTTGGACTTGATCAGGAAGAGGGCGAATGGGGAGTTGTGGACGGCGGCGAGGTGGATTAGAGAGTTTGTCAAGGGGCACGAGGGGTACAGGAAGGATAGTGTGGTTAGTGAGGAGGTGAACAAGGATTTGGTGGGCAAGGTGATAGAGATtggagagagggaggcgaggggggaggggtttaAAGGGCTGGGTAGGGGGGTTGAGAAactgttgggggggttttaG